One Prodigiosinella aquatilis DNA window includes the following coding sequences:
- a CDS encoding sensor histidine kinase yields the protein MKYRLTFHIKLFIYLIIFFSVLLLMVGGYYYYSVDKQLYTELGNRAQVQAREIAIIPSLIDAVKKRDIAAIHTLGNKLKQRSDASFIVIGDQHAIHLYHSEDPAALGKKMVGGDNKDVLAGKSIISLRRGGIGISLRSKAPIMDGNTVIGIVSVGYLKSHIDNLTLGKVGHVLLVILSLLLALFCFSWWFSRNLKKQMFGLEPLEIRLLVRQQKALLESIYEGVIAIDKQHRIAVINHAAKELLGLDGPSYKLRGKPIEEVIKSVPFFANEDMWVTDTHDEICRFNHITVIASRVRIMLKDELQGWVISFRDKNDIHSLSLQLSQVKRYANSLRILRHEQLNWTATLAGLLHLKRYDEAVQYIEAQSESAQVVLDFVSRCFCSPALCGLLLGKYASAHEKGIELLFDPRCQLNGIPAALNETELMSIIGNLIDNAVEATLTCQEAHYPVEVYIHDGEQELVIEIADQGAGIDPNIAERIFEMGVTSKLEGDHGLGLHLVASYVNQAHGVIEVSANQPHGAIFSIFIPKNSSFNQPTETHRDSEHHAY from the coding sequence ATGAAATACAGACTCACTTTCCATATCAAGTTGTTCATTTACTTGATTATTTTCTTCTCGGTACTGTTATTGATGGTAGGTGGCTACTACTATTACTCGGTGGACAAACAACTTTATACCGAGTTAGGTAATCGTGCCCAGGTGCAGGCACGGGAGATCGCCATCATTCCGTCGCTAATTGACGCCGTAAAAAAACGGGATATTGCCGCCATCCACACGCTGGGTAATAAGCTAAAACAGCGCAGTGACGCCAGCTTTATCGTTATCGGCGATCAGCACGCCATACACCTGTACCATTCCGAAGATCCCGCGGCGCTGGGTAAAAAAATGGTCGGCGGAGACAATAAGGATGTGCTGGCGGGGAAAAGCATTATTTCATTGCGACGTGGTGGTATCGGCATTTCTTTGCGCAGCAAGGCGCCGATCATGGATGGAAACACCGTGATTGGTATTGTTTCCGTGGGTTACCTGAAAAGCCACATTGATAACCTGACACTCGGTAAAGTCGGCCACGTTCTGTTAGTCATTCTGTCCTTGCTGCTAGCGCTGTTCTGTTTTTCCTGGTGGTTCTCACGCAATCTGAAAAAACAGATGTTCGGGCTGGAGCCTCTGGAGATCCGCCTGCTGGTCCGGCAGCAAAAAGCGCTGTTGGAGTCCATTTACGAGGGCGTGATCGCCATTGATAAACAACATCGTATTGCCGTGATTAACCACGCAGCCAAAGAGTTGCTGGGGCTGGACGGGCCATCTTACAAATTGCGTGGCAAACCGATTGAAGAAGTGATTAAATCCGTTCCCTTTTTTGCCAATGAGGACATGTGGGTGACGGATACGCACGACGAAATCTGTCGTTTCAACCATATTACGGTGATTGCCAGCCGGGTACGTATCATGCTGAAAGATGAGCTACAGGGTTGGGTCATCAGTTTCCGTGACAAAAACGACATCCACAGTCTCAGTCTGCAATTGAGCCAGGTAAAGCGCTACGCCAACAGTCTGCGTATTTTGCGCCATGAACAACTCAACTGGACGGCCACGCTAGCCGGATTATTACATCTGAAACGCTATGATGAAGCGGTGCAATATATTGAAGCGCAATCAGAAAGCGCCCAGGTGGTACTGGATTTCGTTTCGCGTTGTTTCTGTTCCCCCGCGCTCTGTGGTCTGCTACTGGGGAAATATGCCAGCGCGCATGAAAAAGGCATCGAACTACTGTTTGACCCACGCTGTCAGTTGAATGGAATTCCCGCCGCACTCAATGAAACCGAACTCATGTCGATTATCGGCAATTTGATCGATAATGCAGTGGAGGCCACACTAACCTGCCAGGAAGCCCATTATCCTGTTGAAGTTTACATTCATGACGGTGAGCAGGAACTGGTGATTGAAATTGCTGATCAGGGAGCAGGTATTGACCCAAATATCGCCGAACGGATATTTGAAATGGGTGTCACCAGTAAGTTGGAAGGCGATCATGGATTGGGCCTGCATCTGGTAGCCAGTTATGTTAATCAGGCTCACGGGGTGATTGAGGTTTCCGCCAACCAACCGCACGGAGCAATTTTTTCCATTTTTATTCCCAAAAATTCTTCCTTTAATCAACCTACAGAGACTCACAGGGATTCAGAGCACCATGCCTATTGA
- a CDS encoding 2-hydroxycarboxylate transporter family protein yields MSTTDDSYIVVKDEASAKVSLSLKEKWWHILDTYKVGIIPVPLFLLAGALIGIDCLNGKLPSDIVVMVATLAFFGFACGEFGKRLPIVGKMGAAAICATFIPSAMVHYGLLPDTIVQSTTQFYKSTHILYLYICCIIVGSIMSMNRQTLIQGFLRIFFPMVCGEVVGMLVGMGVGMALGMNPFHIFFFLVLPIMAGGVGEGAIPLSMGYATLLHMEQGVALGRILPIVMLGSLTAIIIAGCLNQLGKRYPHLTGEGELMPNKGNATGSIPTSLTALTSGKTDVTTIATGALLAVLLYMVGMLGNKLIGLPAPVGMLFIAVLIKLAHGASPRIQEGSQVVYKFFQTSVTYPILFAVGVAITPWQELVNAFTISNLLVIVSTVGALVATGFFVGKKIGMHPIDVAIVSCCQSGQGGTGDVAILTSGNRMVLMPFAQIATRIGGAINVSLALLILGNFLV; encoded by the coding sequence ATGAGTACCACTGATGATTCGTATATTGTTGTGAAAGATGAGGCCTCGGCAAAGGTTTCATTATCATTAAAAGAAAAATGGTGGCACATTCTGGATACCTATAAAGTAGGTATTATTCCGGTACCGCTATTTTTATTAGCTGGTGCGTTAATCGGAATTGATTGTCTGAATGGGAAACTGCCTAGCGACATCGTCGTGATGGTTGCAACACTGGCGTTTTTTGGTTTTGCCTGCGGCGAGTTCGGTAAACGGTTACCTATCGTGGGTAAAATGGGGGCAGCAGCGATCTGCGCTACCTTTATTCCTTCTGCAATGGTGCATTACGGCCTGTTACCGGACACCATTGTTCAGTCTACTACCCAGTTCTATAAATCCACCCACATTCTGTATCTCTACATCTGCTGCATTATCGTCGGCAGCATCATGAGCATGAACCGGCAGACCTTGATTCAGGGTTTCCTGCGTATTTTCTTCCCCATGGTGTGTGGCGAAGTGGTCGGTATGCTGGTGGGCATGGGCGTCGGTATGGCGTTGGGTATGAATCCGTTCCATATCTTTTTCTTCCTGGTGTTGCCGATCATGGCTGGTGGGGTGGGTGAAGGCGCCATTCCGCTGTCGATGGGGTATGCCACCTTGCTGCATATGGAACAAGGTGTCGCCTTGGGCCGTATTCTGCCTATCGTGATGTTGGGTAGTCTGACCGCTATCATCATCGCCGGGTGTTTGAATCAGTTGGGTAAACGTTATCCGCACCTGACCGGTGAAGGCGAACTGATGCCGAACAAAGGTAATGCAACAGGCAGTATTCCCACGTCTTTGACGGCGTTAACCAGTGGTAAAACCGATGTGACTACCATAGCTACCGGCGCTCTGCTGGCGGTACTGCTGTACATGGTAGGTATGCTGGGTAACAAACTGATCGGTCTGCCGGCGCCAGTGGGCATGTTGTTTATCGCGGTATTGATCAAATTGGCTCACGGTGCCTCTCCGCGTATTCAGGAAGGCTCACAGGTCGTTTATAAATTTTTCCAGACGTCAGTGACATACCCGATTCTGTTCGCGGTGGGTGTGGCGATTACGCCATGGCAGGAGTTGGTGAATGCGTTCACCATTTCCAATCTACTGGTTATCGTTTCCACTGTGGGCGCTCTGGTCGCTACCGGCTTCTTTGTTGGTAAAAAAATTGGTATGCACCCGATTGATGTTGCCATTGTCTCCTGTTGTCAGAGTGGACAGGGTGGTACCGGCGACGTTGCTATCCTGACTTCCGGTAATCGTATGGTGCTGATGCCTTTCGCACAGATTGCCACTCGTATCGGCGGGGCTATCAATGTCTCTCTGGCACTACTGATTCTGGGCAACTTTTTGGTCTGA